The genomic window CTATTAATGCTGGAGATAGAGTGGACAGTGCTTTGAAAGACATGGCTATTGTGATGAAGCAACAAAACCGCGCTGAAGAAGCCATTGAAGCTATTAAATCACTCAGAGTTAGATGTTCAGATCAAGCTCAGGAATCTCTCGACAATATCCTCTTAGATCTCTACAAGGTCCGTCCTTTATACATAACcctgtttcctctgtttcgtttttgcatttggtttgattctgtATTGAAATGGATTTGTTACTGCAGAGATGTGGGAGATTAGATGACCAGATTGGACTTTTGAAACATAAGCTCTTCTTGATACAGAAAGGACTCGCTTTCAATGGTAAACGAACCAAAACAGCTAGATCTCAAGGCAAGAAGTTTCAAGTCTCTGTGGAGCAAGAAGCTACTCGGTTACTGGTAAGCAGCAATTTCAAAATGTGCATTATGTTTAGCAATTACCAAGTTTGTGTTAATTCTTAATTGGATGATGATTGGTTTGAAACAGGGAAACTTGGGATGGGCTCTGATGCAACGAGACAACTTTGTGGAAGCTGAAGATGCATACAGAAGAGCTTTATCAATAGCAccagacaacaacaaaatgtgTAACCTTGGTATCTGCCTTATGAAGCAAGGAAGGATCGATGAGGCCAAAGAGACTTTACGACGTGTGAAACCCGCGGTTGTTGATGGCCCTAGAGGCGTGGATTCACATCTAAAAGCTTACGAGAGAGCGCAACAGATGCTGAATGATCTTGGATCTGAGATGatgagaagaggaggagatgaTAAGGTTGAACAAAGAAGGCTCTTTGATGCAATCTTTGGATCTTCCTCTATATGGCAACCTCAGCCTTGTAGTGAGCAGACTGTGAAGGCTAAACCAAAGCCTGGTTTAAGCAATGGTGATGGATACGGTGATGAGAACGTGAAGATGAGTGTGAATCCAGTAGTAGTAAACCCATTAAGGGTTGATGCAAAACCGTTCTTCTCTTCGAAGTTGGTCATCAGTAACAACGAGAAGCTGAAGAGAACGAGATCGTCGAGCCAAGGGATGGGGATGTTGAGTGGTATTGGTGGTGATCATGAGGGAGAGACAAACACAAGCACGAGAAGGAGATTGTCAATGGAGAAGAAAGCAACGGAGTGTGGATTACCAGACAATAAAGACTTTGAAGATGCGATCATGGCTGCTGTTTTAGGAACAGAAACCAAAGTGGACAAGAAGAGGCTCAAGGTGTTCCAGGATATCACTTTGTGTCTCAATCAGAGTCTCTAACCACTCTTATCATTTTATCAttctaatttataatttagtcAAGGAATCAAAAAAGGAGATGAGCTTAATTCTTCTtggtaattttattaatgtttttgtcaGCTTTAAGTTGCTGCCATTTTTTTCACAATTATTGTCTTCATTGACCAGTAATAAAAGCTGAAGTTATTATTTTCCTTGCCATTCTACAAATATAGTTATTGATCAAGAATAGTGTTGTAAAATGTTACTAAAATCTaatgagatagagagaaacaaagaagatgaagatgacatGAGTGGTTACCATGAATATCCCATTAATTAATCCATCAGAATCTTATTTACTGCGTTACCATTAATCAGATGGTTGCTCTTACTCTTTTTATTCACCACTCACTCAACTTTTGTGGTCAAGTTTGTAGCAAATTAGGGGTAATTAGTATCCAttaaaccaatcatttgtatcTATCAATTTGGACTCTTCTGCTTCCAATTTGTAGTAACGCTTACCCACACTTTTAATTCGGCCAAAATACATCCGTTGAAATTGTATAAAGTTCCGGAAGTGCCcctcttattttattaaccATGGCAAATGAAACGGtgtaaaaacttgtttttttcccacttaatctctctctatttGAAAGTTATGCATTTTTGGTATCCGCATTAACTCGAGTCTTTTAAACTTTGACTGTcagaaaaaggcaaaaaaggtaaatttgttttgataattcCATGGTACATTTTGTAATAGAATTGAGAAATAAAGGATATTTTAGTCAAATGgactgttttggtttttggaagaaaagaaaaaagaagagatttaaTTGGAGGAAAGGGCTCTCTGACCAAAGCTTAAGGAGAGTGTGAGGTTAaactgaaaaaagaagaatcccAAATTCCAACTACATTCCTCAGGGAAGCCAAAGTGGCCTTCACAATCCTAAAGTTAAAACTCttgagtgttttttttcagATCAAGACAAAGTTtagatcttttctttttggtttaattgTTTTGACACAAACGAGGTAAGCacaagcagaagaagaagaagatagagttTGAGTTCAAATTAGATttgttgagaagaaaaagagtgatttttgttttctgatgcatggtgaagaagaagaagaagaatagtgagtgagagaaaaagagtgattttttcatttttcagaCAGAGAGTGAGTACTTGAAGAAATGGGTTGTTGTCAGTCAAGAATAGATAGCAAAGAGATAGTGTCTCGTTGTAAAGCAAGGAAGAGATACTTGAAACATCTTGTTAAAGCTAGACaaactctctctgtttctcacgCGCTTTATCTCCGTTCTCTACGCGCCGTTGGCTCTTCCCTTGTTCACTTCTCTTCCAAAGAGACTCCTCTTCACCTCCACCACAACCCTCcgtctccttctcctcctcctccaccgccgccgcgccctcctcctcctcctctaaGCCCTGGCTCTGAAACCACCACATGGACCACCACCACtacttcctctgttcttcctcctcctccgccgccaccacctcctcctcctccgccttcTTCTACATGGGACTTCTGGGATCCGTTTATACCGCCGcctccttcttcctctgagGAAGAATGGGAGGAAGAGACAACCACCGCGACAAGAACCGCAACAGGAACTGGCTCTGATGCTGCTGTGACGACGGCTCCGACGACAGCTACTCCTCAAGCTTCGTCTGTTGTGAGTGGATTCTCtaaagatacaatgacgacgacgacgactgGAAGTGAGCTAGCAGTTGTGGTGTCGAGGAATGGTAAAGATCTAATGGAGATTATTAAAGAAGTCGATGAATATTTCCTTAAAGCTGCAGATTCTGGTGcacctctctcttctctccttgAAATCTCAACCTCTATCACTGACTTTTCTGGTCATTCCAAATCAGGTAACAACAATCAAGCtcttgtcttctcttctttgattgattttgattagtgttttgtgtttgtttcttcagGGAAAATGTACAGTAGTAGTAACTACGAATGTAATCTGAATCCGACGTCGTTTTGGACAAGGGGATTTGCTCCTTCTAAGTTGAGTGAATACAGAAACGCAGGAGGAGTAATTGGAGGAAATTGCATTGTTGGTAGCCATTCATCTACAGTGGACAGACTCTATGCTTGGGAGAAGAAACTTTATCAAGAGGTCAAGGTATTCACTTTTTGACTTCATTTCATTCATAAAGTTGCAATCtttgaacaaaacaattaatctTTGATGTATCTTCATATGTTAAGTTTTGTGGAAAGAGtttgaaaatgttgtttatattCAGTTTGAAGTTTGAATATTGAAATTGCTTGCTTAGATTTCATCCAAATATGgataaatgttttgtttttgggaatTTGGTTGATTCATGTGGGCATTAAAGGCTTGTGGTGGGTCCAAGCGTGAGCAGATAGTGTAAGAGACCCACGTGTGTACTTAATTCTGATGAATAATGTGTTATGTACACTGGCACAAATATCTTGCCAAGTAGTGAGTGagtgtttgttgttttttgaatGTGGGTTTTGTTGCAGTATGCAGAGAGCATAAAGATGGATCATGAGAAGAAAGTGGAGCAAGTGAGGAGGCTTGAGATGAAGAGAGCTGAGTATGTCAAGACTGAGAAGGCTAAGAAAGACGTCGAGAAGTTAGAATCTCAGCTCTCAGTATCTTCACAAGCCATCCAAAGCGCCTCTAACGAGATCATCAAGCTCAGAGAGACCGAGCTTTACCCTCAGCTTGTCGAGCTTGTTAAAGGGTTTGTTTTGTGCATTCCCATTGCTTCATTAACCTAAAGTATCTTATGTTGGTCAATGTGAACAAGGTTCTTGTATGAATGTAATGTAGGCTAATGTGTATGTGGAGGAGTATGTACGAGAGCCACCAGGTTCAAACCCATATTGTGCAGCAGCTTAAGTACCTTAACACCATCCCCTCCACTGAACCAACATCTGAGCTTCACCGACAATCAACTCTTCAGCTTGAGCTCGAGGTCCAACAATGGCATCACTCTTTCTGCAACTTGGTCAAGGCCCAACGTGACTACATACAATCTCTCACGGGCTGGCTCAGGTTAAGTCTGTTCCAGTTCAGCAAGAATCCACTTGTTAGGAGTAGCTACGAGTCAAAGATCTACAGCTTCTGCGAGGAATGGCATTTAGCTATTGACAGGATCCCTGATAAAGTAGCATCTGAAGGGATCAAAAGCTTTCTGACAGCAGTCCATGGAATTGTGGCTCAACAAGCCGACGAGCAtaagcaaaagaagagaacagaATCCATGTTAAAAGATTTCGAGAAGAAATCGGCTTCGCTGAGAGCGCTTGAGAGCAAGTATAGTCCATACTCGGTACCTGAGAGTAGGAAAAAGAACCCGGTGATAGAGAAGAGAGTAAAGGTTGAGATGCTAAAAggaaaagcagaagaagagaaaagtaaGCATGAGAAGTCAGTGAGTGTGACTAGAGCCATGACTCTAAATAACTTGCAGATGGGTTTCCCTCATGTCTTTCAGGCAATGGTTGGGTTTTCAAGTGTGTGTATGCAAGCCTTTGAGTCTGTGTACAACCAAGCTAAGAGCATCGGTGAGGATCAAGAGGAGGTTAAGAGGTTGCTTccttaaagagagaaagacaaaTTGTTTTACCATTTgctctctgtttttgcttGATCCAAGCTAATCTTTTGGTTGAATGTTAGGTTGAGTTTATGCTGTTTTCGAAATGAAATTGGTTAAATGACTTTTCATTGAATCACTGCTTGAAACTTCATCAATTCAACTACTTCTTAGCCAAGTCAAATCATTGGAAGGTGACCTACCAAGGTATTATTAACATTGGAGAAGTGttagttagttagttagtGAGGTAGTTAAGGGGATTGCTTAAAGAAGTAAGCAAGTTTAATGATAATCAAACACTCGTGATGTGTACGtaacagaagaaaagagagatgattCGTTTGAGCGGCAGAAAAAGACAAGTGCCTAATTTGATTTCCCataaataaacacacaatCGATTGGTAATTTTGATTAGTTGGGAGCTATTAAAAGAGGAAATCCACAATAATCGGAAATAGAAAGACAAGTTTGGTTAGCGGAACGTTTCAACGCCATTTTTCCCGGCCAAAGCTAACTCTAActaactctttgttttttttcggtttttgtGCCATCTTccagttttcattttttttgtttcccctCTATCTTTTTGGGTAATAGGGTTTCTAATCTCTGGGACAAACTCCAATCGTTTCGAATCCGCAATGCCCAGATGGTCGATCAATAGAAATATCAAGAGTCTCCAATTCCAAAGGCTAAATCTTtgagatctttttttttataaatttccCTGAAATTAATAAACTTTGAGGGGAAATGAGCGCTTCGAGGTTCGTAAAGTGCGTGACGGTTGGTGATGGAGCTGTCGGAAAAActtgtttgttgatttcttaCACAAGCAACACTTTCCCTACGGTTATGTCCCAATTATTCtttcatgtttcttgtttcattaccacaacaacaacatatctcatgtttcttgtttcttttgtggATATACAGGATTATGTGCCTACCGTTTTCGATAATTTCAGTGCCAATGTTGTGGTTAATGGAAGCACTGTGAATCTTGGATTGTGGGACACTGCaggtttttcattttcctatATATCTTGGTGTTTGAAATTTGGAATATGGTTTTTGGATctgaagattttgaaaatttgggtATGAATAAACAGGGCAAGAGGATTACAATAGATTAAGACCACTGAGTTACCGTGGAGCAGATGTTTTCATTTTGGCCTTCTCTCTTATCAGTAAAGCCAGTTATGAAAACGTCTccaaaaaggttttaaaaatcCATCAATCTTGTTTCATATTATTGAGTTTTCGTCACATTTTTTGAACTCTTGTCACAAATTGT from Arabidopsis thaliana chromosome 3, partial sequence includes these protein-coding regions:
- a CDS encoding Tetratricopeptide repeat (TPR)-like superfamily protein (Tetratricopeptide repeat (TPR)-like superfamily protein; FUNCTIONS IN: binding; LOCATED IN: cellular_component unknown; EXPRESSED IN: 21 plant structures; EXPRESSED DURING: 12 growth stages; CONTAINS InterPro DOMAIN/s: Tetratricopeptide TPR-1 (InterPro:IPR001440), Tetratricopeptide-like helical (InterPro:IPR011990), Tetratricopeptide repeat-containing (InterPro:IPR013026), Tetratricopeptide repeat (InterPro:IPR019734); BEST Arabidopsis thaliana protein match is: Tetratricopeptide repeat (TPR)-like superfamily protein (TAIR:AT5G48850.1); Has 898 Blast hits to 725 proteins in 125 species: Archae - 8; Bacteria - 246; Metazoa - 0; Fungi - 4; Plants - 180; Viruses - 0; Other Eukaryotes - 460 (source: NCBI BLink).) yields the protein MMRDVFRPTKSAPCSPAKPLGISRTQSESFHAIHKVPVGDSPYVRAKNVQLVEKDPERAIPLFWKAINAGDRVDSALKDMAIVMKQQNRAEEAIEAIKSLRVRCSDQAQESLDNILLDLYKRCGRLDDQIGLLKHKLFLIQKGLAFNGKRTKTARSQGKKFQVSVEQEATRLLGNLGWALMQRDNFVEAEDAYRRALSIAPDNNKMCNLGICLMKQGRIDEAKETLRRVKPAVVDGPRGVDSHLKAYERAQQMLNDLGSEMMRRGGDDKVEQRRLFDAIFGSSSIWQPQPCSEQTVKAKPKPGLSNGDGYGDENVKMSVNPVVVNPLRVDAKPFFSSKLVISNNEKLKRTRSSSQGMGMLSGIGGDHEGETNTSTRRRLSMEKKATECGLPDNKDFEDAIMAAVLGTETKVDKKRLKVFQDITLCLNQSL
- a CDS encoding pyridoxal-phosphate-dependent serine hydroxymethyltransferase, putative (DUF632) (FUNCTIONS IN: GTP binding; INVOLVED IN: protein transport, small GTPase mediated signal transduction; LOCATED IN: intracellular; EXPRESSED IN: 17 plant structures; EXPRESSED DURING: 11 growth stages; CONTAINS InterPro DOMAIN/s: Protein of unknown function DUF630 (InterPro:IPR006868), Protein of unknown function DUF632 (InterPro:IPR006867), Ras (InterPro:IPR013753), Ras small GTPase, Ras type (InterPro:IPR003577), Small GTPase, Rho type (InterPro:IPR003578), Small GTP-binding protein (InterPro:IPR005225), Ras GTPase (InterPro:IPR001806), Ras small GTPase, Rab type (InterPro:IPR003579); BEST Arabidopsis thaliana protein match is: Protein of unknown function (DUF630 and DUF632) (TAIR:AT1G02110.1).), whose amino-acid sequence is MGCCQSRIDSKEIVSRCKARKRYLKHLVKARQTLSVSHALYLRSLRAVGSSLVHFSSKETPLHLHHNPPSPSPPPPPPPRPPPPPLSPGSETTTWTTTTTSSVLPPPPPPPPPPPPPSSTWDFWDPFIPPPPSSSEEEWEEETTTATRTATGTGSDAAVTTAPTTATPQASSVVSGFSKDTMTTTTTGSELAVVVSRNGKDLMEIIKEVDEYFLKAADSGAPLSSLLEISTSITDFSGHSKSGKMYSSSNYECNLNPTSFWTRGFAPSKLSEYRNAGGVIGGNCIVGSHSSTVDRLYAWEKKLYQEVKYAESIKMDHEKKVEQVRRLEMKRAEYVKTEKAKKDVEKLESQLSVSSQAIQSASNEIIKLRETELYPQLVELVKGLMCMWRSMYESHQVQTHIVQQLKYLNTIPSTEPTSELHRQSTLQLELEVQQWHHSFCNLVKAQRDYIQSLTGWLRLSLFQFSKNPLVRSSYESKIYSFCEEWHLAIDRIPDKVASEGIKSFLTAVHGIVAQQADEHKQKKRTESMLKDFEKKSASLRALESKYSPYSVPESRKKNPVIEKRVKVEMLKGKAEEEKSKHEKSVSVTRAMTLNNLQMGFPHVFQAMVGFSSVCMQAFESVYNQAKSIGEDQEEDYVPTVFDNFSANVVVNGSTVNLGLWDTAGQEDYNRLRPLSYRGADVFILAFSLISKASYENVSKKWIPELKHYAPGVPIVLVGTKLDLRDDKQFFIDHPGAVPITTAQGEELRKQIGAPTYIECSSKTQENVKAVFDAAIRVVLQPPKQKKKKSKAQKACSIL
- a CDS encoding pyridoxal-phosphate-dependent serine hydroxymethyltransferase, putative (DUF632); protein product: MGCCQSRIDSKEIVSRCKARKRYLKHLVKARQTLSVSHALYLRSLRAVGSSLVHFSSKETPLHLHHNPPSPSPPPPPPPRPPPPPLSPGSETTTWTTTTTSSVLPPPPPPPPPPPPPSSTWDFWDPFIPPPPSSSEEEWEEETTTATRTATGTGSDAAVTTAPTTATPQASSVVSGFSKDTMTTTTTGSELAVVVSRNGKDLMEIIKEVDEYFLKAADSGAPLSSLLEISTSITDFSGHSKSGKMYSSSNYECNLNPTSFWTRGFAPSKLSEYRNAGGVIGGNCIVGSHSSTVDRLYAWEKKLYQEVKYAESIKMDHEKKVEQVRRLEMKRAEYVKTEKAKKDVEKLESQLSVSSQAIQSASNEIIKLRETELYPQLVELVKGLMCMWRSMYESHQVQTHIVQQLKYLNTIPSTEPTSELHRQSTLQLELEVQQWHHSFCNLVKAQRDYIQSLTGWLRLSLFQFSKNPLVRSSYESKIYSFCEEWHLAIDRIPDKVASEGIKSFLTAVHGIVAQQADEHKQKKRTESMLKDFEKKSASLRALESKYSPYSVPESRKKNPVIEKRVKVEMLKGKAEEEKSKHEKSVSVTRAMTLNNLQMGFPHVFQAMVGFSSVCMQAFESVYNQAKSIGEDQEEVKRLLP
- a CDS encoding pyridoxal-phosphate-dependent serine hydroxymethyltransferase, putative (DUF632) (Protein of unknown function (DUF630); Protein of unknown function (DUF632); INVOLVED IN: N-terminal protein myristoylation; EXPRESSED IN: 17 plant structures; EXPRESSED DURING: 11 growth stages; CONTAINS InterPro DOMAIN/s: Protein of unknown function DUF630 (InterPro:IPR006868), Protein of unknown function DUF632 (InterPro:IPR006867); BEST Arabidopsis thaliana protein match is: Protein of unknown function (DUF630 and DUF632) (TAIR:AT1G02110.1); Has 36219 Blast hits to 19553 proteins in 1081 species: Archae - 111; Bacteria - 4892; Metazoa - 13250; Fungi - 3535; Plants - 7790; Viruses - 1372; Other Eukaryotes - 5269 (source: NCBI BLink).), translated to MGCCQSRIDSKEIVSRCKARKRYLKHLVKARQTLSVSHALYLRSLRAVGSSLVHFSSKETPLHLHHNPPSPSPPPPPPPRPPPPPLSPGSETTTWTTTTTSSVLPPPPPPPPPPPPPSSTWDFWDPFIPPPPSSSEEEWEEETTTATRTATGTGSDAAVTTAPTTATPQASSVVSGFSKDTMTTTTTGSELAVVVSRNGKDLMEIIKEVDEYFLKAADSGAPLSSLLEISTSITDFSGHSKSGKMYSSSNYECNLNPTSFWTRGFAPSKLSEYRNAGGVIGGNCIVGSHSSTVDRLYAWEKKLYQEVKYAESIKMDHEKKVEQVRRLEMKRAEYVKTEKAKKDVEKLESQLSVSSQAIQSASNEIIKLRETELYPQLVELVKGSMYESHQVQTHIVQQLKYLNTIPSTEPTSELHRQSTLQLELEVQQWHHSFCNLVKAQRDYIQSLTGWLRLSLFQFSKNPLVRSSYESKIYSFCEEWHLAIDRIPDKVASEGIKSFLTAVHGIVAQQADEHKQKKRTESMLKDFEKKSASLRALESKYSPYSVPESRKKNPVIEKRVKVEMLKGKAEEEKSKHEKSVSVTRAMTLNNLQMGFPHVFQAMVGFSSVCMQAFESVYNQAKSIGEDQEEVKRLLP
- the ROP1 gene encoding RHO-related protein from plants 1 (RHO-related protein from plants 1 (ROP1); CONTAINS InterPro DOMAIN/s: Ras GTPase (InterPro:IPR001806), Small GTP-binding protein (InterPro:IPR005225), Ras (InterPro:IPR013753), Small GTPase, Rho type (InterPro:IPR003578); BEST Arabidopsis thaliana protein match is: Arabidopsis RAC-like 1 (TAIR:AT2G17800.2); Has 24331 Blast hits to 24300 proteins in 680 species: Archae - 9; Bacteria - 65; Metazoa - 12719; Fungi - 3503; Plants - 2700; Viruses - 20; Other Eukaryotes - 5315 (source: NCBI BLink).) encodes the protein MSASRFVKCVTVGDGAVGKTCLLISYTSNTFPTDYVPTVFDNFSANVVVNGSTVNLGLWDTAGQEDYNRLRPLSYRGADVFILAFSLISKASYENVSKKWIPELKHYAPGVPIVLVGTKLDLRDDKQFFIDHPGAVPITTAQGEELRKQIGAPTYIECSSKTQENVKAVFDAAIRVVLQPPKQKKKKSKAQKACSIL